The nucleotide sequence AATATCAAAGAAACAAGCGACGTGTAACAAATCCTCCCCCAAAAGAAGTAAAAATACCTGTACATTGGAACGCTAATAGAAAGCACAATCCTTATTTTGTGTTAAAACATTACAAGAAAATAGGCACTTCAATATTTAACAAGCTGATTAATGGTGAATATAAACCACATCAACCTTATATTAATTATGTTGATAAAAAGGGTGGTGGTAAAAGAGAAATATACATATTCCAAATACCGGACGAAGCAGTATCAAATTATTTTTATAAGAAACTTTTAAGTAAAAATAAACACAGATTTAGCTCGTTCTCGTATGCCTACAGAAATGACAGAAATGTACATTATGCAATAAATGATATAGGACTTGATATAAAATTAAGCCCGAGAACATTTGTAGCTGAATTCGATTTTAAAGATTTCTTTGGTTCGATTAATCACGATTATTTATTTGAACAATTCAATCAAAATGGTTTTTTAATAAGTGAATTTGAAGAAAGTATTATTAAGTCATTCTTAGTAAATATGGTAGAGGGAAAAGGAATACCCCAAGGAACATCTTTATCACTTTTTCTAGCAAACATAGCATGTTGGAAGTTGGACAAAAAATTAGAAAAAGAAGGTTTAAGGTTTGCAAGATACGCAGATGACACAATAATTTGGGCAGATGACTATGGAAAGATAAGTAAATCGTTTGAAATAATTAATATGTTTTCAACAGAGGCGGGGGTTAAGATTAACTCTTTTAAATCCGATGGAATTAGTATTTTATCTAAAGAAGGTATGCCTTCTGAGCTCGCTTCTTACAAGCATTATGTTGAATTTTTAGGGTACAAGCTTTCCAATGAGCATATCAGTATTAAACCTTCTTCTGTTAATAAGATAAAAAAACAAATAAGTTATATTCTGTATAGAAACCTAATCCAACCATTAAATGGAGACACTCTAAAATCGGTTATGATTCCGGGAAATGACGAAGATAGGGACTTTGTAACTGCGATAATGCAAATTCGTCGTTATTTATATGGTAATCTAAATGAGAGAATGCTTAAAAATTATCTAAATGGATCTTATAAAAGACTAAGATTCAAAGGTATTATGAGTTTTTACCCCTTGTTAGATGATGA is from Bacillaceae bacterium S4-13-56 and encodes:
- a CDS encoding reverse transcriptase domain-containing protein, translating into MLKQDIINSIFEFAKKKVEQHENYHNSLELEYQRNKRRVTNPPPKEVKIPVHWNANRKHNPYFVLKHYKKIGTSIFNKLINGEYKPHQPYINYVDKKGGGKREIYIFQIPDEAVSNYFYKKLLSKNKHRFSSFSYAYRNDRNVHYAINDIGLDIKLSPRTFVAEFDFKDFFGSINHDYLFEQFNQNGFLISEFEESIIKSFLVNMVEGKGIPQGTSLSLFLANIACWKLDKKLEKEGLRFARYADDTIIWADDYGKISKSFEIINMFSTEAGVKINSFKSDGISILSKEGMPSELASYKHYVEFLGYKLSNEHISIKPSSVNKIKKQISYILYRNLIQPLNGDTLKSVMIPGNDEDRDFVTAIMQIRRYLYGNLNERMLKNYLNGSYKRLRFKGIMSFYPLLDDEDQLRHLDKWLISTILNTLKKRKRLLLKWGHIRTDQFPFNVNGDGLIQECKVRRIKGKKGIMEIPSFLRIYQAIRLNVITVGIEKTMNPDSNSYNY